The Apis mellifera strain DH4 linkage group LG16, Amel_HAv3.1, whole genome shotgun sequence genome has a segment encoding these proteins:
- the LOC102654289 gene encoding uncharacterized protein LOC102654289, producing MIYQINTKKIMKLIYLILIFFNSIRNIKTNDESSGEYLQNVMLQLQEFNVPSSINNYNRLSSNNDYRNIIYMNEDQQNHKIQKINMNIRRNTQKHQNHSFQQYDILFNKKIDLDVPHYESHVPTKVREPEILGFRKTELAAMYKNALEKGSTINLSSLTNALSSGEIPQISQTHVEFPVKQSLYEYYFFPLKTFMSEFKKNHGYKTISIPAFDDTKVAQTQTQLSNPLIVAISTFVTIAIVFMMTVLFLPKFTQLDVLPERNIQDDFFYLTNIVTNATERNNFLDKFINHYINFVK from the exons atgatatatcaaataaatacgaagaaaataatgaagttgatttatcttattttaatatttttcaattctattagaaatataaaaacaaatgatgAATCGAGTGGAGAATATCTTCAAAATGTGATGCTTCAACTTCAAGAATTTAATGTTCCTTCttctatcaataattataatcgattatcatcaaataatgattatagaaatataatttatatgaatgaagatcaacaaaatcataaaattcaaaaaattaatatgaacatACGGCGAAATACGCAAAAACATCAAAATCATAGTTTTCAACAAtatgatattctttttaataaaaagattgatttAGATGTTCCGCATTATGag TCTCACGTTCCTACTAAAGTACGAGAACCAGAAATACTTGGATTTAGAAAAACAGAATTGGCAGCTATGTATAAGAATGCATTAGAAAAAGGATCAACAATCAATTTATCTTCATTAACTAATGCACTTTCTTCTGGTGAAATACCTCAAATTAGTCAAACTCATGTAGAGTTTCCGGTCAAGCAGTCTctctatgaatattatttttttccattaaaaactttcatgtcagaattcaaaaaaaatcatggTTATAAAACAATT TCTATTCCTGCATTTGACGATACGAAAGTTGCACAAACCCAAACGCAATTATCAAATCCTCTCATTGTAGCCATAAGCACTTTTGTTACTATAGCAATTGTATTTATGATGACCGTTCTGTTCTTACCGAAATTTACTCAACTTGATGTACTTCCCGAGCGAAATATTCAAgatgatttcttttatctaaCAAATATAGTTACGAATGCTACTgaacgtaataattttttagataaatttataaatcattatataaattttgttaaataa
- the LOC551429 gene encoding TBC1 domain family member 10A encodes MASSGSHNGDAETESDKFEGSKIDRHGFLQDSNCSSDSLNKQGLPPEVMLRRERKWIQMLNNWSYFMNTNYRKVRERCRKGIPPSVRLRAWLNLCGGQLLMDTNPNLFEELVERSGDPKYIDDIKKDLHRQFPHHIMFIGEAPGQEELFKVLKAYSILNSKVGYCQAQAPIAAFLLMHMPAVQAFWCLVAICDKYLIGYYSQGMETLLRDGDILFALLKRVSPIAYKHLKKQKMEPILYMTEWFLCVYTRTLPWESILRIWDMFLCEGVKIIFKVGLVLLKGSLGRTSLTKHCPTVYETLQVLRNPPQHIMEEEALVHQIRKLNITEEDFEYEHQRQVMLKRKTTEQTSFSTVNRTD; translated from the exons ATGGCGTCCTCAGGATCACATAATGGGGATGCAGAAACTGAAAGTGATAAGTTTGAAGGATCTAAAATTGATCGACATGGTTTTCTTCAAGATTCCAATTGTAGCTCTGATAg TCTCAATAAACAAGGTTTACCACCAGAGGTAATGCTAAGAAGGGAACGAAAATGGAttcaaatgttaaataattggagttattttatgaatacaaATTATCGTAAAGTCAGAGAAAGATGCAGAAAGGGTATTCCACCTTCAGTAAGGCTTCGTGCATGGCTAAATCTTTGTGGAGGTCAATTGTTAATGGATACGAatccaaatttatttgaagaattggTGGAACGATCTGGTGatccaaaatatattgatgatattaaaaaagatcttCATCGCCAATTTCCACATCATATAATGTTTATTGGAGAAGCTCCTGGGCAAGAAGAATTGTTTAAAGTATTGAAagcttattctattttaaatagtaaagTTGGTTATTGTCAAGCCCAAGCACCTATTGcagcatttttattaatgcataTGCCAGCAGTACAAGCATTTTGGTGTCTTGTTGCAATATGTGATAAGTATTTGATTGGGTATTATAGTCAAGGAATGGAAACATTGTTACGAGAtggagatattttatttgctcTTTTAAAAAGAGTATCTCCTATTGCTTACAAACATCTG aagaaacaaaagatggaaccaattttatatatgactGAATGGTTCTTATGTGTTTATACACGAACACTGCCTTGGGAAAGTATTTTACGAATATGGGATATGTTTCTTTGTGAAGGTgtcaaaattatctttaaagttggactagttttattaaaaggCAGCTTAGGTCGTACATCTCTTACTAAACATTGTCCAACAGTTTATGAAACTCTTCAAGTATTAAGAAATCCTCCTCAACATATTATGGAAGAAGAAGCTTTAGTTCATCAG attcgaaaattaaatataactgaAGAAGATTTTGAATACGAACATCAACGTCAAGTAATGTTAAAGCGGAAAACAACAGAACAAACATCTTTTTCTACTGTTAATCGGacagattga
- the LOC725252 gene encoding GATA zinc finger domain-containing protein 8, whose amino-acid sequence MTEGTKSIPINMLTAEELLENKGLKYNAWNEYEKSVKTLPKSEMKQFEPNNSWLQNMQIEKGIITRKNLIAIERVDRISQLASAEWLPAQKRAKVKKYSGQDWSSFGLEKSGILYLIPEEALFLLETNCLELTWNDVSLSIQQAYELLIDNIECSLEEYRVYSQLIRHGYRIQRFVYNSEKNAKSDENSSKKRKVIVEPENGLWMTDIQEQNKDYINIHNSKKSVNDIKEIDTNINNFSIKIYQDTTEDKNILNSVYEVIENLLCSVENIETQSTNFEYQNNTKKEKKLDTNLNINEDKRKQKSKVEIISDETLLSNIRIVTNQMNDYIKKNNVSTNWRASRIQRNVKLVPRRTDKLSTTDILDPNIKNSECCSKKHKFKKSKHEVIELSDDEIQEIPKPITRMDLLNLIPNIAFQSVITVKISRGYIPHSIKPLKTIYHYESAKLKNLQQVDKKLRSGQNNIYNNANNNAVQNAHQYNISISNNSNKRNILDHNLETNVHNVIMQNYFSMQHEHYTNFNSNYIYNKSPYTYSRNLYWRNAFQNVFVALDNRNTVHHNRFTSMQMNNLLIPNMSNNVIRDFFTRNQFYHNYHQNFLPLRKLYHQRIIENTSIRCSIAGNLSVSDSCQRNWSQSHYKNTNTISNSNDEVYQSSFKILPGASSWLELKTKWLEIKTITIEDEDIGKEVIEDCNEIQVVGQLRSPLVGSKNANSLEEVFNKLKIIKSAPEKIVRKKKNKYKISYNVYSNTQTYRKANPGLPHYRIIVIRQDDSFIQPIELHRLMQEAESVPILLACVSMSISYIQPGYISIPNLT is encoded by the exons ATGACAGAAGGAACAAAAAGTATTCCTATTAATATGTTAAc GGCAGAGGAATTGTTAGAAAATAAAGGtttgaaatataatgcatggaatgaatatgaaaaatcagTTAAAACTCTTCCAAAGTctgaaatgaaacaatttgaaCCAAATAATTCATGGCttcaaaatatgcaaattgaaAAGGGTATTATaactagaaaaaatttaatagccaTAGAAAGAGTAGATCGCATTTCTCAGTTAGCTAGTGCAGAATGGTTACCTGCACAAAAAAGagcaaaagtaaaaaaatattctggtCAAGATTGGAGTAGTTTTGGTTTGGAAAAAAGTGGTATCTTGTATTTAATACCAGAAGAAGCATTATTTCTTCTAGAAACT aaTTGTTTAGAACTTACATGGAATGATGTATCATTATCTATTCAACAAGCCTATGaacttttaattgataatattgaatgTTCATTGGAAGAATATAGAGTTTATAGTCAATTGATACGACATGGTTATCGTATACAacgatttgtttataattcagAAAAGAATGCAAAAAGTGATGAAAATTCTAGTAAAAAACGCAAAGTTATTGTTGAACCTGAAAATGGTCTTTGGATGACTGATATTCAAGaacaaaataaagattatataaatatacataatagtaaaaaatctgttaatgatataaaagaaattgatacaaatattaacaatttttccataaaaatttatcaagatacaacagaagataaaaatatattaaatagtgtCTATGAAGTCATAGAAAATCTTCTTTGTTcagtagaaaatattgaaactcaatctacaaattttgaatatcaaaacaatacaaaaaaagaaaaaaagttggatactaacttaaatataaatgaagataaaaggaaacaaaaatcCAAAGTAGAAATTATATCAGATGAGACTTTATTAAGTAATATCAGAATTGTTACAAATCAAatgaatgattatataaaaaaaaataatgtatcaaCAAATTGGCGAGCATCGCGTATACAACGTAATGTTAAATTAGTACCTAGAAGAACAGATAAATTATCAACTACTGATATTTTAGAtcctaatattaaaaattctgaatgctgttcaaaaaaacataaatttaagaaatcaaaacatgag gtaATAGAATTATCTGATGATGAAATTCAAGAGATACCAAAACCAATTACACGAatggatttattaaatttaattccaaatattGCATTTCAATCAGTGATTACAGTAAAAATATCAAGAGGTTACATACCACATAGTATTAAACctcttaaaacaatttatcattatgaaagtgcaaaattaaaaaatttacaacaagtagataaaaaattacgatctggtcaaaataatatatataataatgcaaataataatgCAGTTCAAAATGCACAtcaatacaatatttctataagCAACAAcagtaataaaagaaatatattagatcATAACTTAGAAACAAATGTACACAATGttattatgcaaaattatttttccatgcaACATGaacattatacaaattttaattctaattatatatataataaatcgccTTATACATATAGTAGAAATCTATATTGGCGAAATGCGTTTCAAAATGTATTTGTTGCTCTTGATAATCGTAATACTGTTCATCATAATAGATTTACATCAATGCaaatgaacaatttattaataccaaATATGAGTAATAACGTAATTAGAGATTTCTTTActcgaaatcaattttatcacaattatcatcaaaatttcttaccgttaagaaaattgtatcatcaaagaattatagaaaatacatCGATTCGCTGTAGCATAGCTGGAAATCTATCAGTTTCAGATTCATGTCAGAGGAATTGGTCACAAAgccattataaaaatacaaatacaatatcAAATTCTAATGATGAAGTCTATCAATCATCATTTAAGATATTACCAGGAGCATCATCATGGttagaattaaaaactaaatggcttgaaataaaaacaattactaTTGAAGATGAAGATATAGGAAAGGAAGTAATTGAAGATTGTAATGAAATACAAGTAGTTGGACAATTACGCAGTCCTCTTGTTGGATCAAAAAATGCAAATAGTCTTGaagaagtttttaataaacttaaaataattaaatctgcaccagaaaaaattgtaagaaaaaagaaaaataaatataaaatttcatacaatGTTTATTCTAATACACAAACTTATAGAAAAGCAAATCCTGGTCTTCCACACTatagaataattgtaataag acAAGATGATTCATTTATACAACCAATTGAATTGCATCGTTTAATGCAAGAAGCAGAAAGTGTACCAATATTATTAGCATGTGTTTCTATGtcaatttcatatattcaaccaggatatatatctatacctaatttaacataa